The Deinococcus taeanensis genome has a window encoding:
- a CDS encoding ArsR/SmtB family transcription factor: MDFDGTAAVFKALGDVHRLKALHFLATADAGCCSTGQGVCTCDVQERLGLSQPTTSHHMKLLVDAGLVLSEKRSKWTYYTLSAQGLLIAQTALNRLLAAVPQVNKEAV, from the coding sequence ATGGATTTCGATGGAACAGCAGCGGTGTTCAAAGCCCTGGGTGACGTGCACCGCCTCAAGGCCCTGCACTTCCTGGCCACTGCGGACGCCGGCTGCTGCTCGACCGGGCAGGGCGTCTGCACCTGCGACGTTCAGGAACGACTTGGCCTCAGCCAGCCCACCACCAGCCACCACATGAAACTCCTGGTTGATGCCGGCCTGGTGCTGAGTGAGAAACGCAGTAAATGGACCTACTACACCCTGAGCGCTCAGGGTCTACTCATCGCTCAGACCGCACTGAACCGCCTGCTGGCCGCCGTGCCCCAGGTTAACAAGGAGGCTGTATGA